The Oryza glaberrima chromosome 5, OglaRS2, whole genome shotgun sequence DNA segment TATGTACATGGTGACTTtgttaatattaaaaatattccAGCATAATCTCTGGGAGGTATTTATTCGGATGACTCGAAATGTATCGTTACAGTCATACAGATATACTCATTCTACTATGATCTACGTGCGTACGCCTAGAGACGTGTTCATATCTTTATTgcgttttggaaaaaaaaatcttactctAAACGTGAAATATAATACTCCTACATTTAGGACGGAAGAAATTACACGAAATAAATTAGAGTACGTATACACGTATACGTATTCCTACTGCCGACGTCGACGTATAATACGCCCCACTCCCACACTCTCTCTCCGCGCTTCTGTTGCTGCTGCCGCTGGAGCtgaagctgcagctgctcctCTCGCTAAAAACCAACCCCCCaaccgcctctcccctctcctctcctctccccctcgcATTTGCAGTTGCAGAGCAAGAagcagagagagaagaagaggaagcagaggaggaggagtccaAGAATTGAAgcaggagaagaggaggtggtggtttgattcaagaagaaggagaagagcaagagcaaggatGTTGCGAGGAGGGACGAGCTTGCTGGGGATCGTCAACTTCGTGACGTTCCTGATCTCGATCCCGATCCTGGGGGGAGGAATCTGGCTGGCGTCGAGGGCCAACTCCACCGACTGCATCCGCTTCCTGCAGTGGCCGATCATCGCCATCGGGCTCGCCGTCATGGTGGTGTCCCTCATGGGGTTCGCGGGGGCGTGCTACCGCCAGACGTGGCTGCTCCGCCTCTACCTCTTCGCCATGTTCTTCAtcgtcgtcgccctcctcttcttcatcgTCTTCGCCTTCGCCGTCACCGACCGCGGCGACGGCCAGGTGGTGATGAACCGGCGGTTCCTCGAGTACCAGCTCTCCGACTACAACGGATGGCTCCGCGACCGCGTCGCCGACCCCGCCTACTGGGCCACCATCAGCGCCTGCCTCCGCGACGGCCGCGCCTGCGCCGCCATGCGCCGCTTCGCCCGCGACCCCAACACCGGCATGCTCGTCCCCGAGACCCCCTCCATGTTCTACGCCCGCGACCTCTCCCCCATCCAGGTCACCACCacaatctctctccctctctctctctctctctctctctcttgattcGTCAGTTCTTGAGGAGATtgactgctgctgcttctgatgCGATTCGGATTTTGGAAGTTGGCGTAGTTGTGACGCGCTCAGAGAGGGGGGAAAGGAAACTGACTTCTTTTTTGATTTGTTCCTGTTTGGTCCAAATGAACTGAATTAATAAGGAGCTAAAAATAGCGGAGAATCGATGTGTTTTTAGGCGTTCTGGAGTTGAAAGGTTGGATTCTTGGTGAGTTTTGGATGGATTAGATGGGCATTAGCAGTTTATCCATTGCCAACTACAGGTCAGTGTAGAAAAGGCTGGGATTTTGTGGCACAAAAATAAGAGAGGATTAGGGAAAGATTTGCATTTTTATAGAGCTCTATTCATCAATTAGGGGAAAGATTTGCATTTTTGGGTTCGGTCTTGATTGGATTATTGGTTCAATTTGAAGGAAGGGAACAACCACCTATACTGTTTTCTGATTTCTTGTTGTAAAGTTTGGTTAGGATATTCCCAGTTATCACTGCATGGTACCCATGTGGATCTCAAGATGTGCTGCTTTGCTTACCACTTTCATCAGCAGCCCCCCTTTTGCTTAGCAAGTCATATGGccctttaaaatatttttgttcctGCATCAGCTTGCACCTTCGAGAAATTGTTAATCCTGCAACCTTTTGCTTGCCCATGATTTGGCCAAAGCAGCAAGAAAATCACAAACCTTTAGCCGCACCCGTCCTTCGATTCCACCGGATAACTTTCTTCAAAAGCAATCTTTTTTCTTGCTTTAATAGTTTATTGAACTGCTTCAAATTGCAAGGAATTTTGTCTAAATTCCATGCGGCGCGCCCTAAGTACATCCTATTTAGGGTGATTCAGACTTCAAATCTTGAATGATTAACTCCCTCAAAGCAATCTTTGAAGTGTGTACAACTCCCTCAAAGCAGTGTCCTTTTTTATGGAGCAAGTTGGTACCTCCAACTCCAGGCTACGCACCAAAAGAAACCTATGTGACAAGAATTGACTGCCTGGTCGATTTGAGTCTTTGTCTAtgtcgtttattttttttccccttaggTGGCCTTGCTGGTGCAATTGCTAAGACCAAATAATACTAAGACGTTTCAGAGTTGCCACTATTGCAGTGGTAAGAAGTAGAATCTGCAATATGCTGTGATGCTGAGGACAAGGTCATTTtcctatttttctctctcttcttttctggaTACCAAAAGACAAGGTGGACCACAGCATTAGCATGATTGAAGGGATCACGGCCTCTCGCTTCTTACCCAACACAACAAAATGCGATCAGGACAGCTAAAAGCCGGTTGCTAGGTGCCTCATTTGAGAGTTGGAATTGGACCATGGAAGCCTTGCCTTGTTTGTCCTTTATATTCTCGTTGCTGTCTTCTGTAACTgccagtctttttttttttttttggctacaATTTCACagatcacatgaaaaaaaaaacccatttcTCTTGTAGTCTTTCACCGGAGACTGTACTGTACTGGTATGCTATGGATTGCATAAATATTCTAATACATATTAGCTGTTGCCCATGTCTTTATAGGCCTACTTTGATGGAGCCAAGaaatttatatagtttaatGTGCATGGGTACATACTTTGTACTTTGTAGGACATATCCTGACCATGAAAGCATTCAAAGTTGGTTCGTGGTTTCCCTTAATTTAGAGTCGGATTGCTTTGTTTTCCCTTTTCATGTAGACATATGCATGTTTGATCTCTAATCGAACTGGCACCATCAATTTTGTGTTGAATATAGGATATCTTTTTATGTATTCGGTTATATTTGTGTTTGTTGCTGTCGACAAGACTTGGCAGTCTAAGGTGATGGAAAATGGATAATTGCTCCCCAAATTTGTACATACTGTCCCAATCTATGGGGTACTTTAAAATGCTCAGTTTGTGTTGTTAAGCTAGTGCTATTGTAGTTCTATTCATTTCAATTTATGTTGGATGTAAAGCTACCTGTAGATAAATTATACTAGTTCTTCcatatctaaaaaaatgttactccctccatcccaaaaaaagacaaaccatgggtttccgtgtccaactttgacggtccgtcttatatgaaatttttttataattcgtattttcattgttgttagatgataaaacatgattaatattttatgcgtgacttgtctttttaatttttttcataatttttttaaataagacggacggtcaaacgttgggcacggaaattagggtttgtctttttttgggacggagggagtatgtactagTCAAATTTTTTAAGTGCACATTTACACCAGTTGTCCCCATGAACAAGTTGCAAGAACTTAAATTCTAACGCTGAATATTTCTGGTTAATGATGTTGATTTGGGTTCTGATCAACAAAATGTtcctttttgtgtgtgtgtttgggggggggggggggatttccAGGAGTGAATTACAGTCAATGAACTATGATGTTTTGCTTGTAAAACTACATTCTGTAAATATGCATTTTGTTGTCTTGTCACTTCCTTTCATGTCCATTAGGATAGTAAAACCATAGGAGCGAAGTTCTGAATATCTAGTTTGGATTATATGCTAACACCATTTCATGACTTGACATTTGCAGTCTGGATGCTGCAAGCCACCAACATCGTGTGCATACAACTATGTTAACGAAACGTTCTGGACCGCAAACCCTGGCGTTCCGACCGTCGTGAACGATGTGGACTGCAGCAAGTGGAGCAATGACCAGCAGACGCTTTGCTTCCAGTGTGACTCCTGCAAGGCAGGCGTCCTCGCTGGCATCAAGAAGAGCTGGCGTAAGGTTGCCATCCTCAACATCGTCGTGCTGATCATCCTCGTCATCGTGTATGTTGCTGGCTGTGCCGCTTTCCGCAACGCCAGGAGGATCGAAAACGACGAGCCGTTTGGTATGGCAAGGATGACCAAGACTCAACCTAGCAGGTTCCAGTTCTGAGATAGTGAAGAACTGGGAGCCTTTGCCCCTTTGCCTGTACAAAAAGACCACAATTGGTGGTGCTAAGGCTCTGTCTGAATCTCTTATATATTATTTACTGGAATGTGGAATCAGCTACACTTTGGGTGGTGAAAAAGGAAAGTAGTTCTTGTTTCAGAATGTTCAGTCTGGTTTGGTTTTGTGCTTGCTATAGTGTTTAGGGTTAGGTCTGTTGTGTACTGGGTACAAGATGAGATCTGCAAGAAACAAGAGTAGTTCCCTCATTTAGCAATGTATTGTGCTGTACCATTGGAGATTTTGATTTGGCATAATCTTAGATGAATATGTTATCATCATGTACATGATGAATGTATTGCTCTGTagttccttctctctctctctctctctctctctcttactttgtttccattattaaaaattaatatggttgACCATGTTATGATGATTGCTGATCAGGTATTACGCAATATGATGATCTTAGATCGTCTAACAACTGCACAGTTATGTTCTTTGTTTTCTGatggaacaatttttttttcttctgtataaCAACATAGACATGGTTGAGGCATCGATGTGACACCGGGTATAATAAAAAACTTCCCTACTATTGTGGGCTACAGTGTTGTGATCCAGCGACAGATGAATCTTCAGTGTTATGAACCACCTGCTTCAGTCatttgttgtaagttgtaaccatGAACGAATACTATGTGCTGCGGCATTCTATGGAGAAAATTCCCTCTATGgattctactacctccgtcccaaaataaccaATTCTGGCTATGCATCTGGACAAGGGTATGCTCAGGCGCATAGCAGGAATTGCATTCTTGTCGGGAGGGAAGTAGTAGGTAAAAGGAAAATGGGTATCAACTGGAATTTGTAACAGCTGTAAAATGAT contains these protein-coding regions:
- the LOC127773272 gene encoding tetraspanin-3 encodes the protein MLRGGTSLLGIVNFVTFLISIPILGGGIWLASRANSTDCIRFLQWPIIAIGLAVMVVSLMGFAGACYRQTWLLRLYLFAMFFIVVALLFFIVFAFAVTDRGDGQVVMNRRFLEYQLSDYNGWLRDRVADPAYWATISACLRDGRACAAMRRFARDPNTGMLVPETPSMFYARDLSPIQSGCCKPPTSCAYNYVNETFWTANPGVPTVVNDVDCSKWSNDQQTLCFQCDSCKAGVLAGIKKSWRKVAILNIVVLIILVIVYVAGCAAFRNARRIENDEPFGMARMTKTQPSRFQF